From a region of the Coprococcus comes ATCC 27758 genome:
- the gyrB gene encoding DNA topoisomerase (ATP-hydrolyzing) subunit B has translation MSAEYGADQIQILEGLEAVRKRPGMYIGSTSSRGLHHLVYEIVDNSVDEALAGYCDHIQVFINPDNSITVIDNGRGIPVGINHKAGLPAVEVVFTVLHAGGKFGGGGYKVSGGLHGVGASVVNALSDWLEVEICHEGKVYRQRYEKGHVVYKLKVVDECDPEKTGTKVTFLPDETIFEDTVFDYDTLKQRFREMAFLTKGLRISLTDLRDEEPKERVFHYEGGIKEFVQYLNRSKTPLYEQIIYCEGTKDNVEVEVAMQHNDSYTDNTYGFVNNITTPEGGTHVVGFRNAITKTFNDYARKNKLLKDSEPNLSGEDIREGLTAIISVKIEDPQFEGQTKQKLGNSEARGAVDSIVSSQLQIFLEQNPAIGKSIVEKSVMAQRAREAARKARDLTRRKSALEGMSLPGKLADCSDKDPSKCEIYIVEGDSAGGSAKTARDRATQAILPLRGKILNVEKARLDKIYGNAEIKAMITAFGTGIHDDFDISKLRYHKIIIMTDADVDGAHISTLLLTFLYRFMPELIKQGYVYLAQPPLYKLEKNKKVWYAYSDEELAKIISEVGRDQNNKIQRYKGLGEMDAEQLWDTTMDPQHRILRRVTMDDETSSELDLTFTTLMGDKVEPRREFIEENAKFVKNLDI, from the coding sequence ATGAGTGCAGAATATGGAGCAGACCAAATCCAGATACTGGAGGGGCTGGAAGCAGTAAGAAAGAGACCTGGTATGTATATTGGCAGTACATCTTCAAGAGGACTTCACCATCTTGTCTATGAGATCGTTGACAACTCGGTGGATGAAGCGCTTGCAGGATACTGCGATCATATCCAGGTGTTCATCAATCCGGATAATTCAATTACGGTTATAGATAACGGACGTGGTATTCCGGTGGGGATCAACCACAAAGCGGGACTCCCTGCGGTAGAGGTTGTATTCACCGTGCTTCATGCCGGCGGTAAATTCGGCGGTGGAGGATACAAGGTATCCGGTGGACTTCATGGTGTAGGAGCTTCCGTTGTAAATGCGCTTTCTGACTGGCTTGAGGTTGAGATCTGCCACGAAGGGAAGGTGTACAGACAGAGATATGAAAAAGGACATGTTGTTTACAAGCTGAAGGTTGTAGACGAATGTGATCCAGAGAAGACAGGAACAAAGGTAACCTTCCTTCCGGATGAAACTATTTTTGAAGATACAGTATTTGATTATGATACGTTAAAACAGAGATTCCGTGAGATGGCGTTCCTTACCAAGGGACTTCGCATCAGCCTGACTGATCTCCGGGATGAAGAACCGAAGGAAAGAGTGTTCCACTATGAAGGCGGTATCAAGGAGTTCGTTCAGTACTTAAATCGCAGTAAGACTCCGCTTTACGAGCAGATCATCTACTGTGAAGGAACAAAAGATAATGTAGAAGTTGAAGTTGCAATGCAGCACAATGATTCTTATACAGATAACACCTATGGTTTTGTAAATAATATCACAACACCGGAAGGTGGGACCCATGTGGTCGGATTCAGAAATGCGATCACAAAGACCTTTAACGACTATGCGAGAAAGAACAAATTATTAAAAGACAGTGAGCCGAATCTTTCCGGTGAGGATATCAGGGAAGGTCTTACAGCAATCATCAGTGTTAAGATCGAGGATCCTCAGTTTGAAGGACAGACCAAGCAGAAGCTCGGTAACAGTGAAGCGAGAGGTGCGGTTGACAGTATCGTCAGCAGCCAGCTTCAGATCTTCCTTGAACAGAATCCTGCTATTGGAAAATCAATTGTTGAGAAGTCGGTTATGGCGCAGAGAGCAAGAGAGGCGGCCAGAAAGGCGAGAGATCTTACCAGAAGAAAATCCGCACTGGAAGGCATGTCACTGCCTGGAAAGCTTGCAGACTGTTCAGACAAAGATCCATCCAAGTGTGAGATCTACATCGTAGAGGGAGACTCTGCGGGAGGTTCTGCAAAGACAGCCCGTGACAGAGCGACCCAGGCGATCCTGCCACTTCGTGGAAAGATCCTGAATGTAGAGAAGGCAAGACTGGATAAGATCTACGGTAATGCCGAGATCAAGGCAATGATCACTGCATTCGGTACAGGAATCCATGATGATTTCGATATTTCCAAACTGAGATATCACAAGATCATCATCATGACCGATGCCGACGTTGATGGAGCACATATCAGTACACTGCTTCTGACATTCCTCTATCGTTTTATGCCGGAGCTGATTAAACAGGGCTATGTATATCTGGCTCAGCCGCCGCTTTACAAGCTGGAGAAGAACAAGAAAGTCTGGTATGCATACAGCGATGAAGAACTGGCGAAGATCATCAGCGAAGTCGGACGTGATCAGAACAATAAGATTCAGCGATACAAAGGTCTGGGTGAGATGGACGCAGAGCAGTTATGGGATACCACAATGGATCCGCAGCATCGAATCTTAAGAAGAGTGACAATGGACGATGAGACATCTTCCGAACTGGATCTTACCTTTACAACCCTGATGGGAGATAAAGTAGAACCAAGACGAGAATTTATCGAAGAGAATGCAAAATTTGTTAAGAACTTAGATATATAG
- the gyrA gene encoding DNA gyrase subunit A: MEDNIFDKVHEVDMKKTMEEFYIDYAMSVIASRALPDVRDGLKPVQRRILYSMIELNNGPDKPHRKCARIVGDTMGKYHPHGDSSIYGALVNMAQDWSTRYILVDGHGNFGSVDGDGAAAMRYTEARLSKISMEMTADINKDTVDFAPNFDETEKEPTVLPSRFPNLLVNGTSGIAVGMATNIPPHNLREVIGAVVKIIDDQIEDKDETTIEEIMEIIKGPDFPTGATILGTRGIEEAYRTGRGKIRVRAVSNIEPMQNGKHRIVVTELPYMVNKARLIEKIAELVRDKKIDGITDLSDQSSREGMRVCIELRRDVNPNVVLNQLYKHTQLQDTFGVIMLALVNNEPKVMSLLEILNHYLKHQEDVVTRRTKYELNKAEERAHILEGLLIALDNIDEVIKIIRGSKTVQIAKAELMSRFNLSDAQSQAIVDMRLRALTGLEREKLETEYAELEKKIAEYKAILADRKLLLGVIKKEILVISEKYGDDRRTAIGFDEYDISTEDLIPREDVVITMTKMGYIKRMSNDTFKSQNRGGKGIKGMQTLDEDYVEELFMTNTHQYIMFFTNTGRCYRLKGYEIPEAGRTSRGTAIINILQLQPDEKITAMIPIKDFKEGDYLFMATKKGLVKKTPILDYANVRKTGLAAITLREDDELIEVKITDDERDVILVTQYGQCIRFHESDVRSTGRTSMGVRGMNLSDRDEVVAMQLDAQGEELLIVSEKGMGKRTRMEEFTAQNRGGKGVKCYKITEKTGNVVGAKAVGPDDEIMIINTDGIVIRMECAGISVLGRITSGVKLINLKEHEEVASIAKVRRASGELEENAEETAEEANTEATAETVVEEQTEE, from the coding sequence ATGGAAGATAATATTTTTGATAAAGTTCATGAAGTGGATATGAAAAAAACCATGGAAGAGTTCTATATCGATTATGCCATGAGTGTTATTGCTTCTCGTGCGCTTCCGGATGTAAGAGACGGTCTGAAACCTGTTCAGAGACGTATTCTTTATTCGATGATCGAGTTGAACAACGGTCCTGACAAGCCGCACCGTAAATGCGCGCGTATCGTTGGTGATACCATGGGTAAATATCACCCGCATGGTGACAGTTCTATTTACGGAGCCCTCGTTAATATGGCACAGGACTGGTCTACCCGTTACATTCTTGTAGACGGTCACGGTAACTTCGGTTCTGTGGACGGCGACGGTGCTGCCGCAATGCGATATACCGAGGCAAGACTTAGTAAGATTTCGATGGAAATGACAGCGGATATCAATAAAGATACCGTTGATTTTGCACCGAACTTTGACGAGACAGAAAAAGAACCGACCGTACTTCCGTCAAGATTCCCGAACCTTCTGGTAAACGGAACCTCCGGTATCGCGGTAGGTATGGCAACCAATATCCCACCGCACAACTTAAGAGAAGTCATCGGTGCGGTTGTGAAAATTATTGATGACCAGATTGAAGATAAAGATGAGACCACGATCGAAGAGATCATGGAGATCATCAAAGGACCTGATTTTCCGACGGGAGCAACGATCCTTGGAACAAGAGGAATCGAAGAGGCTTACCGTACAGGACGTGGAAAGATCCGTGTGCGTGCGGTATCCAATATCGAGCCAATGCAGAATGGAAAGCACAGAATCGTAGTAACCGAGCTTCCATATATGGTCAACAAAGCCCGCCTGATCGAGAAGATCGCGGAGCTTGTAAGAGATAAGAAGATTGATGGAATCACAGACCTGAGTGACCAGTCAAGCCGTGAAGGTATGCGTGTCTGCATCGAATTGAGAAGAGATGTGAACCCGAATGTCGTTCTGAACCAGCTTTACAAGCATACACAGCTGCAGGATACATTTGGTGTGATCATGCTTGCATTGGTCAATAATGAGCCGAAGGTTATGAGCCTTCTGGAAATCCTGAACCATTATCTGAAACATCAGGAAGACGTTGTTACCAGACGTACCAAATATGAGCTGAATAAGGCAGAAGAACGTGCACACATCTTGGAAGGTTTGCTGATCGCCCTGGATAACATTGATGAGGTTATTAAGATCATCCGTGGATCCAAGACCGTACAGATTGCGAAAGCAGAGTTGATGAGCCGCTTTAACTTAAGTGATGCACAGTCCCAGGCTATCGTGGATATGCGTCTGAGAGCTCTGACCGGTCTGGAAAGAGAGAAGCTGGAAACAGAGTATGCAGAGCTTGAGAAGAAGATCGCAGAGTACAAGGCGATCCTCGCAGACAGAAAGCTTCTGCTTGGCGTAATTAAGAAAGAAATCCTTGTGATCTCTGAAAAATACGGAGATGACAGAAGAACAGCCATCGGATTTGATGAATACGACATTTCTACAGAGGATCTGATCCCGAGAGAAGATGTAGTGATCACCATGACCAAGATGGGATACATTAAGAGAATGAGCAACGATACTTTCAAGAGCCAGAATCGTGGCGGCAAGGGTATCAAGGGTATGCAGACTCTGGATGAAGACTATGTAGAAGAGCTGTTCATGACCAATACTCACCAGTATATTATGTTCTTTACCAATACCGGACGCTGCTATCGCCTGAAGGGATATGAGATTCCGGAAGCAGGAAGAACTTCCCGAGGTACAGCAATTATCAACATCCTTCAGCTTCAGCCGGATGAGAAGATCACAGCAATGATTCCGATCAAGGATTTCAAGGAAGGTGACTATCTGTTCATGGCAACCAAGAAAGGTCTTGTTAAGAAGACTCCGATCTTGGATTACGCAAATGTAAGAAAGACAGGACTTGCTGCGATCACACTCCGTGAGGATGATGAACTGATCGAAGTTAAGATTACGGATGATGAAAGAGATGTTATTCTCGTTACGCAGTATGGTCAATGCATCCGTTTCCATGAATCTGATGTACGCTCAACCGGAAGGACCTCTATGGGCGTTCGTGGTATGAATTTAAGTGACCGTGATGAAGTTGTTGCAATGCAGCTTGATGCGCAGGGTGAAGAGCTTCTGATCGTATCTGAAAAGGGTATGGGCAAGAGAACCCGCATGGAAGAATTCACAGCCCAGAACCGTGGTGGAAAAGGCGTGAAATGCTATAAGATCACAGAGAAGACCGGAAATGTAGTCGGTGCAAAGGCAGTAGGTCCGGATGATGAGATTATGATCATCAACACAGATGGTATCGTGATCCGTATGGAATGTGCGGGGATTTCCGTACTCGGAAGAATCACATCCGGTGTTAAACTGATCAATCTGAAGGAACACGAAGAAGTTGCAAGTATCGCAAAGGTACGCAGGGCTTCAGGTGAACTGGAGGAGAACGCAGAAGAGACTGCAGAAGAAGCAAATACAGAAGCAACTGCTGAGACGGTTGTAGAAGAGCAGACAGAAGAATAA
- a CDS encoding biotin transporter BioY: MAQGNTQTLRTTNTYAMAVTALMTAVTCILAPLSIPIGPVPISLTNFAIYLSLYLLDWKKGTVSYILYLLLGLVGLPVFSGFTGGIGKLAGPTGGYIIGFIPMAIIAGIVIDKFSQRWIQILGMIVGTAICYAFGTAWFCIQAGYTVSAALAVCVIPFIPADLIKMVIAMIIGPEIRKRLGAVAQ; this comes from the coding sequence ATGGCTCAGGGAAACACTCAGACACTTAGAACTACCAATACTTACGCAATGGCTGTCACCGCTCTTATGACCGCTGTCACCTGCATTCTTGCACCGCTTTCCATCCCGATCGGACCGGTGCCGATTTCACTTACCAACTTTGCAATTTATCTTTCTCTTTATCTTCTGGATTGGAAGAAGGGAACCGTCAGCTATATCCTTTATCTTCTTCTCGGACTTGTAGGACTTCCTGTATTTTCCGGATTCACCGGAGGAATCGGAAAGCTTGCCGGACCAACTGGCGGATATATCATTGGTTTCATCCCAATGGCAATCATTGCCGGTATTGTAATTGACAAATTCAGTCAGAGATGGATCCAGATTCTTGGAATGATCGTTGGAACTGCAATCTGCTATGCATTCGGAACTGCATGGTTCTGCATTCAGGCAGGTTACACTGTATCTGCTGCCCTTGCAGTATGTGTCATTCCATTTATCCCGGCGGACCTGATCAAGATGGTGATCGCCATGATCATCGGACCTGAAATCCGCAAAAGACTCGGAGCTGTTGCACAGTAA
- the bioB gene encoding biotin synthase BioB, whose amino-acid sequence MISEIETTTDPVLSREDAIAILNTPDEELDQLIAQAEKLRRKYKGNHVSIHILTNARSGNCSQDCAYCAQSCRSKADIDKYKWVADEKLYKDNAFVNEHHLSRHCIGLSGMKFTDEEIEELASKIRKMKEDGTHLCCSIGFLTEKQALMLKEAGLDRINHNLNSSRAYYSHICSTHTFEQRVQNIKMLQRLGFEICSGGIIGMGESKEDVVDMLLELREIQPEALPINFLLPIPGTPLGDADISELTTEYCMKVLCLARLLVPQSDIRCAAGREVYFKGEEKKLLSVVDSIFASGYLTADGQGIKDTIRTITDAGFTYEIESA is encoded by the coding sequence ATGATTTCTGAAATTGAAACAACTACAGATCCGGTGCTTTCACGAGAAGATGCGATTGCAATCCTGAATACACCGGACGAAGAACTCGATCAGCTCATTGCACAAGCTGAAAAACTGCGCAGAAAATATAAGGGCAATCATGTAAGTATTCATATTCTTACCAATGCCCGCAGCGGTAACTGCTCACAGGACTGCGCTTACTGTGCACAATCCTGTCGTTCAAAAGCCGATATCGACAAATATAAGTGGGTAGCTGATGAGAAGTTATATAAAGATAATGCTTTTGTAAATGAACATCATCTTTCCAGACACTGCATCGGACTCAGCGGTATGAAATTCACCGACGAAGAGATTGAAGAACTGGCTTCTAAGATCCGCAAGATGAAGGAAGACGGAACTCACCTTTGCTGTTCCATCGGATTTCTTACTGAAAAACAGGCTCTAATGTTAAAAGAAGCCGGACTCGACCGGATCAACCACAACCTGAACAGCAGCCGGGCTTACTACAGTCACATCTGTTCTACCCATACTTTTGAGCAGCGCGTTCAGAATATCAAAATGCTTCAGAGACTTGGATTTGAAATCTGCAGTGGCGGAATCATTGGAATGGGCGAAAGCAAAGAGGATGTTGTTGATATGCTTCTGGAGCTTCGTGAAATCCAGCCGGAAGCTCTGCCGATCAACTTCCTGTTGCCAATTCCGGGAACTCCGCTCGGTGATGCCGATATTTCCGAACTCACAACTGAGTATTGCATGAAGGTTCTCTGCCTTGCAAGACTTCTGGTTCCGCAGTCAGATATCCGTTGTGCTGCCGGACGTGAGGTTTATTTTAAAGGTGAAGAAAAGAAGCTTCTCAGCGTTGTAGATTCCATCTTCGCTTCCGGTTATCTGACCGCAGATGGTCAAGGAATCAAAGATACGATCCGGACGATTACGGATGCCGGTTTTACATATGAGATCGAATCTGCTTAA
- a CDS encoding fumarate hydratase, with product MRTLNVEEISKNIKEMCIEANHFLSKDMDIAMKNAVSTEKSPLGKKILSQLQDNLKIAGKDMIPICQDTGMAVVFLEIGQDVHFEGGNLEDAVNEGIRRGYVDGYLRKSVVKDPILRENTKDNTPGIIHYKIVPGDQVKIKVAPKGFGSENMSRVFMLKPADGIEGVKEAVLTAVKDAGPNACPPMVIGVGIGGTFEKCALMAKEALTREVGSHSDIPYVKELEEELLERINKIGIGPGGLGGSTTALAVNVNTYPTHIAGLPVAVNICCHVNRHVIRTI from the coding sequence ATGCGTACATTGAACGTGGAAGAGATTTCAAAGAATATCAAAGAAATGTGCATTGAAGCGAACCATTTTCTTTCAAAAGATATGGACATTGCGATGAAAAATGCAGTTTCAACAGAGAAGTCACCACTGGGGAAAAAGATATTAAGCCAGCTTCAGGATAATCTGAAGATCGCCGGAAAAGATATGATTCCAATCTGCCAGGATACTGGAATGGCAGTCGTATTTCTTGAGATCGGACAGGATGTACATTTCGAAGGCGGCAACCTGGAAGATGCGGTAAATGAAGGGATCCGTCGGGGTTATGTTGACGGATATCTGAGAAAATCCGTTGTGAAAGATCCGATTCTCAGAGAGAATACAAAAGATAATACACCGGGAATCATTCATTATAAAATTGTTCCGGGCGATCAGGTGAAGATCAAGGTCGCACCAAAAGGCTTTGGAAGCGAAAATATGAGCCGTGTATTTATGCTGAAACCGGCAGACGGAATCGAAGGAGTAAAGGAAGCAGTTCTTACGGCAGTAAAAGATGCCGGTCCGAATGCCTGTCCTCCGATGGTTATCGGCGTGGGAATCGGCGGCACATTTGAAAAATGCGCACTGATGGCAAAAGAAGCACTTACAAGAGAAGTCGGAAGCCATTCAGACATTCCATATGTAAAAGAACTGGAAGAAGAATTACTGGAGCGGATCAACAAGATTGGAATCGGACCGGGCGGACTTGGGGGAAGCACAACCGCGCTGGCTGTCAATGTCAACACTTATCCGACTCATATTGCCGGACTTCCGGTAGCTGTAAATATTTGCTGTCATGTTAACCGCCATGTGATCCGCACTATTTAA
- a CDS encoding C-GCAxxG-C-C family (seleno)protein, producing MNTNVDVDAMRKDAVEIFQKGFACSESVIYAIKKGFDLDLSDDAIAMSSGFPWGLGDGGCICGALAGATMCIGYFFGRRTPGDEAFLKCQRLTKEFHDAFKEHCGATCCRVLTRGKEKNSPERKAQCISFVDFTVEKLAEIILREL from the coding sequence ATGAATACAAATGTAGACGTAGACGCAATGCGAAAAGATGCGGTTGAGATTTTTCAGAAAGGGTTCGCCTGTTCAGAGTCGGTAATCTATGCAATCAAAAAGGGCTTTGATCTTGATCTGTCAGATGATGCGATCGCTATGTCATCCGGATTCCCGTGGGGGCTCGGAGATGGTGGCTGTATTTGTGGTGCGCTTGCAGGAGCAACCATGTGCATCGGCTATTTTTTCGGAAGAAGAACACCTGGAGATGAAGCCTTTTTGAAATGCCAGCGGCTGACGAAAGAGTTTCACGACGCATTTAAAGAACATTGCGGAGCAACCTGCTGTCGTGTGTTGACAAGAGGAAAAGAAAAAAATTCTCCGGAGAGAAAAGCGCAGTGCATTAGTTTTGTAGACTTTACAGTTGAGAAACTGGCTGAAATTATTTTAAGAGAATTGTAA
- a CDS encoding Fe-S-containing hydro-lyase, with amino-acid sequence MERHITVPVAKEEIQDLRAGDYVYLTGVIYTARDAAHKRMDEVLSEGKELPLDIKNQMIYYMGPSPAREGRPIGSAGPTTASRMDKYAPRLLDLGLGGMIGKGKRSQAVRDAIVRNKAVYFAAVGGAGALLSKCIKRADVIAYDDLGTEAIRRLEIEDLPAIVVIDSEGNNLYETAVKEYAEE; translated from the coding sequence ATGGAAAGACATATTACAGTTCCAGTAGCAAAGGAAGAAATACAGGATTTAAGAGCAGGAGATTATGTATATCTTACGGGAGTTATTTATACTGCCCGTGATGCTGCTCATAAAAGAATGGATGAAGTGCTTTCGGAAGGAAAAGAGCTTCCACTTGATATTAAGAATCAGATGATTTATTATATGGGACCATCTCCGGCGAGAGAAGGAAGACCGATCGGCTCAGCAGGACCGACAACAGCAAGCAGGATGGACAAATATGCACCACGCCTTCTGGATCTGGGGCTTGGCGGAATGATAGGAAAAGGGAAAAGAAGTCAGGCTGTCCGGGATGCAATCGTGAGAAATAAAGCAGTTTATTTTGCAGCAGTCGGAGGAGCAGGCGCGCTTCTTTCAAAATGTATCAAAAGAGCAGATGTGATCGCATATGATGATCTTGGCACAGAAGCGATCCGCCGCCTGGAGATCGAAGACCTTCCGGCAATTGTTGTGATTGACTCCGAGGGCAATAATTTATACGAGACAGCCGTCAAAGAGTATGCGGAGGAATAG
- a CDS encoding lysophospholipid acyltransferase family protein produces MKRIALMVIRNILLVPFMWCKLCYYAAHVDKYPEITRYKLLKYIVKRANKGGNVTIEAYGKENIPKEGGFMFFPNHQGLYDVLAIVDACPRPFSVVAKKEVANVPLLKQTFKCMKAYMIDREDIRQSMQVIMDVTEEVKKGRNYLIFAEGTRSKMGNKLLEFKGGSFKAATKAKCPIIPIALIDSFKPFDTNSIAPVTVQVHFLEPIYYEEYQKMKTTEIAKEVKRRIEETISEYEPKEA; encoded by the coding sequence GTGAAAAGAATTGCACTTATGGTAATTCGGAATATTCTGCTTGTTCCGTTTATGTGGTGCAAGCTGTGTTACTATGCCGCGCACGTAGACAAGTATCCGGAAATCACCCGATATAAGCTTCTGAAATATATTGTCAAAAGAGCCAATAAAGGCGGAAATGTAACAATCGAAGCATATGGAAAAGAAAACATCCCCAAAGAGGGAGGGTTTATGTTTTTTCCGAATCATCAAGGGCTTTATGACGTACTCGCAATTGTTGATGCCTGCCCGCGTCCGTTTTCGGTGGTGGCAAAAAAAGAAGTGGCAAATGTTCCACTTCTCAAGCAGACATTTAAATGTATGAAGGCCTACATGATCGACCGCGAAGATATCCGTCAGTCTATGCAAGTGATCATGGATGTTACAGAGGAAGTAAAGAAAGGAAGAAACTATCTGATCTTTGCAGAAGGAACCCGCTCGAAGATGGGGAACAAGCTTCTTGAGTTTAAAGGTGGAAGCTTCAAGGCGGCAACAAAAGCGAAATGCCCGATCATACCGATTGCGTTGATCGATTCTTTTAAACCGTTTGATACAAATAGTATCGCACCGGTAACGGTACAGGTACATTTCCTGGAACCGATTTATTATGAAGAATATCAAAAAATGAAGACGACAGAGATCGCAAAAGAAGTAAAAAGAAGAATAGAAGAAACCATATCTGAATATGAACCAAAGGAAGCATAA